Proteins encoded together in one Streptomyces sp. TLI_171 window:
- a CDS encoding transglycosylase family protein, with amino-acid sequence MLPISAKRARRLIATTGVVGIGLSIPCLTAGTASAASVSTWDKVAQCESSGNWSINTGNGFYGGLQFTNSTWAEFGGTAYAARADLATKDQQIATAEKVLASQGPGAWPVCSIQAGLTKGGAAPQVDTSTGNGSASSNTVAKSETKKSETKPQGQSQARPQAQQSAPAAAKSAGTYTVVAGDWLSTIAQSQHVDGGWEKLYELNRSILTEGPDMIYPGQQLALGDVAVAEAPAQQSAPATKSSSWNGSSSKGSTWKGGKSASAAQSSTTEAKSSSASTTAAKNTASSSTAVKATGSKAAAIDFALSKLGQAYIYGGTGNGGWDCSGLTQAAFRQAGISLPRVAADQADYSTRVSLDSLQPGDLLFWSNNGANSGVYHVALYVGDGKYVEAANPSAGVRTETVANWAPDFAGRV; translated from the coding sequence ATGCTGCCCATCAGCGCCAAGCGCGCCCGCCGTCTGATCGCCACCACGGGCGTCGTCGGCATCGGCCTCTCGATCCCCTGCCTGACCGCCGGCACCGCCTCCGCCGCCTCCGTCTCCACCTGGGACAAGGTCGCGCAGTGCGAGTCCAGCGGCAACTGGTCGATCAACACCGGCAACGGCTTCTACGGCGGCCTGCAGTTCACCAACTCCACCTGGGCCGAGTTCGGCGGCACCGCCTACGCCGCGCGCGCCGACCTGGCCACCAAGGACCAGCAGATCGCCACCGCCGAGAAGGTGCTGGCCTCGCAGGGCCCCGGCGCCTGGCCGGTGTGCTCCATCCAGGCCGGCCTGACCAAGGGCGGCGCCGCCCCGCAGGTCGACACCTCCACGGGCAACGGCTCCGCGTCCTCCAACACCGTCGCGAAGTCCGAGACCAAGAAGTCCGAGACCAAGCCGCAGGGCCAGTCCCAGGCCCGGCCGCAGGCGCAGCAGAGCGCCCCGGCCGCCGCCAAGTCGGCCGGCACCTACACCGTGGTGGCGGGCGACTGGCTGTCCACCATCGCGCAGAGCCAGCACGTGGACGGCGGCTGGGAGAAGCTGTACGAGCTGAACCGGTCGATCCTGACCGAGGGCCCGGACATGATCTACCCGGGCCAGCAGCTGGCGCTGGGTGACGTCGCGGTCGCCGAGGCTCCGGCCCAGCAGTCCGCGCCGGCCACCAAGTCCTCGTCCTGGAACGGCTCCTCGTCCAAGGGCTCGACCTGGAAGGGCGGCAAGTCCGCCTCCGCCGCCCAGTCGTCGACCACCGAGGCCAAGTCCTCCTCCGCGTCGACCACTGCGGCGAAGAACACCGCGTCCAGCAGCACCGCCGTCAAGGCGACCGGCTCCAAGGCCGCCGCGATCGACTTCGCGCTGTCCAAGCTGGGCCAGGCGTACATCTACGGCGGCACCGGCAACGGCGGCTGGGACTGCTCGGGCCTGACCCAGGCGGCCTTCCGCCAGGCCGGCATCAGCCTGCCGCGGGTGGCCGCGGACCAGGCCGACTACTCGACCCGGGTCTCGCTGGACAGCCTGCAGCCGGGCGACCTGCTGTTCTGGTCGAACAACGGCGCCAACTCGGGCGTGTACCACGTGGCGCTGTACGTCGGTGACGGCAAGTACGTCGAGGCGGCGAACCCGAGCGCGGGCGTCCGCACCGAGACCGTCGCCAACTGGGCGCCGGACTTCGCCGGTCGCGTCTGA
- a CDS encoding long-chain fatty acid--CoA ligase, which translates to MAHPLARAGRNEQLRSRAPVEVLRSGGRVVEARTPHLVPPPETGSLADLPFTNAREAPDAVVVTRRQPDGGWEHLTAARFAEEVAAAARGLVAAGVRAGDRVLLMSRTRYEWTLLDFAAWAAGASLVPVYPTASVEQAEWIVRDSGAVLALAEDAGTAEVLTVAIARTGGTVPLWRLDEDAVGSLAELGKPVPDAELERRRAALGPHSEATLIYTSGTTGRPKGCLLSHANFLAEAANCHAMLEPVFAEVTGEAPCTLLFLPLAHVLGRMIQVTCVYGRIRIGHSPSLKPAELRPDMAEFGATFLVGVPYLFEKIHQLGRAEAQAKGAVKVFDRAADVAVRYARAELAALAGEGRPAPLSLRMAHGLYDALVYRRVRAAMGGKVRYAISGGSSIDPELLLFFAGAGVLVYEGYGLTETSGPSTANPPLRPRPGTVGPPIPGSAVRIAEDGEVYLSGSQIFDGYYELGAPRPARPHWFATGDLGHLDEDGYLTITGRKKEILVTSRGKNVSPGPLEDRLRAHPLISQCLVVGNGRPYVGALLTLDPEAVERFLELRPQTPPSGTDPLDIGSAIPVHHAVLTALAEGVQAVNSTVSRAESIRRVRVVAGDFTEERGMLTPSLKLRRQAVSTAYRRDIEQLYA; encoded by the coding sequence ATGGCACACCCCCTCGCCCGTGCCGGGCGCAACGAACAGCTGCGCAGCCGCGCACCCGTCGAGGTGCTGCGCTCCGGCGGCCGGGTCGTCGAGGCCCGCACCCCGCACCTGGTTCCGCCGCCGGAGACCGGCAGTCTGGCCGACCTGCCGTTCACCAACGCCCGCGAGGCGCCGGACGCGGTGGTCGTGACGCGCCGTCAACCGGACGGCGGCTGGGAGCACTTGACGGCCGCCCGGTTCGCCGAGGAGGTCGCGGCGGCGGCCCGCGGGCTGGTAGCGGCCGGGGTGCGGGCCGGCGACCGGGTGCTGCTGATGTCCCGGACCCGCTACGAGTGGACCCTGCTGGACTTCGCCGCCTGGGCGGCCGGGGCCTCGCTGGTGCCGGTGTACCCGACCGCCTCGGTCGAGCAGGCGGAGTGGATCGTCCGCGACTCCGGGGCGGTGCTGGCGCTCGCGGAGGACGCCGGGACCGCCGAGGTGCTGACCGTGGCGATCGCCCGCACCGGCGGCACGGTGCCGCTGTGGCGGCTGGACGAGGACGCCGTCGGCTCGCTCGCCGAGCTCGGGAAGCCGGTCCCCGACGCCGAGTTGGAGCGTCGCCGGGCCGCCCTCGGCCCGCACAGCGAGGCCACCCTGATCTACACCTCCGGCACCACCGGCCGCCCCAAGGGCTGCCTCCTCAGCCACGCCAACTTCCTCGCCGAGGCGGCCAACTGCCACGCCATGCTGGAGCCGGTGTTCGCGGAGGTGACGGGCGAGGCGCCGTGCACCCTGCTGTTCCTGCCGCTGGCCCACGTGCTCGGCCGGATGATCCAGGTGACCTGCGTGTACGGGCGGATCCGGATCGGGCACAGCCCCTCCCTGAAGCCCGCCGAACTCCGGCCCGACATGGCCGAGTTCGGCGCCACCTTCCTGGTCGGGGTGCCCTACCTGTTCGAGAAGATCCACCAGTTGGGGCGGGCCGAGGCCCAGGCCAAGGGCGCGGTGAAGGTCTTCGACCGGGCCGCCGACGTCGCCGTGCGCTACGCCCGCGCCGAACTCGCCGCACTGGCCGGCGAGGGCAGGCCCGCGCCGCTGTCGCTGCGGATGGCGCACGGCCTGTACGACGCCCTGGTGTACCGGCGGGTGCGGGCCGCGATGGGCGGCAAGGTGCGGTACGCGATCAGCGGCGGGTCCTCGATCGACCCCGAGCTGCTGCTGTTCTTCGCCGGCGCCGGGGTGCTGGTGTACGAGGGCTACGGGCTGACCGAGACCAGCGGCCCGTCCACCGCGAACCCGCCGCTGCGGCCCCGCCCGGGCACCGTGGGCCCGCCGATCCCGGGCAGCGCGGTGCGGATCGCCGAGGACGGCGAGGTGTACCTGAGCGGCAGTCAGATCTTCGACGGCTACTACGAGTTGGGGGCACCCCGACCGGCCCGGCCGCACTGGTTCGCCACCGGCGACCTGGGCCACCTCGACGAGGACGGCTACCTGACCATCACCGGCCGCAAGAAGGAGATCCTGGTGACCTCCCGCGGCAAGAACGTCTCCCCCGGCCCGCTGGAGGACCGGCTCCGCGCCCACCCGCTGATCAGCCAGTGCCTGGTGGTCGGCAACGGCCGCCCGTACGTGGGCGCGCTGCTCACCCTGGACCCGGAGGCGGTGGAGCGCTTCCTGGAACTGCGCCCGCAGACCCCGCCGAGCGGCACCGACCCGCTCGACATCGGCAGCGCGATCCCGGTCCACCACGCGGTGCTGACCGCGCTCGCCGAGGGCGTGCAGGCCGTCAACTCGACGGTCTCGCGGGCCGAGTCGATCCGCCGGGTGCGGGTGGTGGCGGGCGACTTCACCGAGGAGCGCGGCATGCTGACGCCCTCGCTGAAGCTCCGCCGGCAGGCCGTCAGCACCGCCTACCGGCGCGACATCGAGCAGCTCTACGCATGA
- a CDS encoding sugar ABC transporter permease, translating to MTLTADRPATEPAPTGRPVKVRLRSKSSPLATVLSHGALLIASLIALFPVLYIAYISLGPDDMDYLHPAKIMGKATFANYGKVLGDTDFLTWFGNSVIVAGGTTVLGVLIAASTGYAVSRMRFPGYRQLMWTLLVTQMFPIAVLIVPMYYILSNLGMLDSYSGLVLVYSATTVPYCGWLLKGYFDTIPVEIDEAGRVDGLSPFGTFWRLILPLARPGLAVAAFYSFLTAWGEVAYASTFMLSSDKYTLAVGLSSFVSEHDHQWQLMAATSVLIAIPAAVVFYLVQRHLVTGLTAGAAKS from the coding sequence ATGACACTCACCGCCGACCGCCCCGCAACCGAGCCCGCGCCCACCGGACGGCCCGTCAAGGTCCGCCTGCGCAGCAAGTCCTCCCCGCTGGCCACCGTGCTCTCGCACGGCGCGCTGCTGATCGCCAGCCTGATCGCGCTGTTCCCGGTGCTGTACATCGCGTACATCTCGCTCGGGCCGGACGACATGGACTACCTGCACCCCGCGAAGATCATGGGCAAGGCCACCTTCGCCAACTACGGCAAGGTGCTGGGCGACACCGACTTCCTGACCTGGTTCGGCAACTCGGTGATCGTGGCCGGCGGCACCACCGTGCTGGGCGTGCTGATCGCCGCCTCCACCGGCTACGCGGTCTCCCGGATGCGATTCCCCGGCTACCGGCAGCTGATGTGGACCCTGCTGGTCACCCAGATGTTCCCGATCGCGGTGCTGATCGTCCCGATGTACTACATCCTGTCCAACCTGGGCATGCTGGACAGCTACAGCGGTCTGGTGCTGGTCTACTCGGCCACCACCGTGCCGTACTGCGGCTGGCTGCTGAAGGGCTACTTCGACACCATCCCGGTGGAGATCGACGAGGCCGGCCGGGTCGACGGACTGTCCCCGTTCGGCACCTTCTGGCGCCTCATCCTGCCGCTGGCCCGCCCGGGCCTGGCCGTGGCCGCGTTCTACTCCTTCCTCACCGCCTGGGGCGAGGTCGCCTACGCGTCGACCTTCATGCTGTCGTCCGACAAGTACACGCTGGCCGTCGGCCTGTCCTCGTTCGTCAGCGAGCACGACCACCAGTGGCAGCTGATGGCCGCCACCTCGGTGCTGATCGCCATCCCCGCCGCGGTCGTCTTCTACCTGGTGCAGCGCCACCTGGTCACCGGCCTGACGGCCGGCGCCGCCAAGTCCTGA
- a CDS encoding extracellular solute-binding protein: MRRGIAASALVAALAVTMAACSSSSSGSDAKGDGGPVTITYWDTSNATNEAPNYQELVKKFEAANPNIKVNFVNVPFDTAQNKLQTAMGAKGAPDAFRAEVGWTSAFAKAGYLEPLDGTPALTDASAFQASLIQQAKYSGKTYGVPLVTDTLGLMYNKELFAKAGITAPPKTWDELKADAAQLKEKAGVDGFWLKAADGYYAMPFLYGEGTNMVDAAGKKITINSPEAAKAVETYKSMFTSPGTAKADVTTDAYAHMMDAFTTGKVAAIIQGPWEVTNVYKGSAFADKKNLGIAAVPNGSAGKGGAPTGGHNVSVYAGSDAAHKAAAEKLAAFLTSAESQTFLALKNGTLPTRSDAYTAEVKANPGIADFQAILTSAQPRPELPEYASLFGSIGTNLGKIVQGQEDTKAGLDATAADYAKLLPDFTK; this comes from the coding sequence ATGCGGCGTGGCATCGCGGCCTCCGCTCTTGTTGCGGCTCTGGCGGTCACCATGGCGGCTTGCAGCAGCAGCAGCTCCGGCTCGGACGCCAAGGGCGACGGCGGACCGGTCACCATCACCTACTGGGACACCTCGAACGCCACCAACGAGGCCCCCAACTACCAGGAGCTGGTCAAGAAGTTCGAGGCCGCGAACCCGAACATCAAGGTCAACTTCGTCAACGTCCCGTTCGACACGGCGCAGAACAAGCTGCAGACCGCCATGGGCGCCAAGGGCGCGCCGGACGCGTTCCGCGCCGAGGTCGGCTGGACCTCCGCGTTCGCCAAGGCCGGCTACCTGGAGCCGCTGGACGGCACCCCCGCGCTGACCGACGCCTCGGCGTTCCAGGCCTCGCTGATCCAGCAGGCCAAGTACTCGGGCAAGACCTACGGCGTGCCGCTGGTCACCGACACCCTCGGCCTGATGTACAACAAGGAGCTCTTCGCCAAGGCCGGCATCACCGCGCCGCCGAAGACCTGGGACGAGCTGAAGGCCGACGCCGCCCAGCTGAAGGAGAAGGCCGGCGTCGACGGCTTCTGGCTGAAGGCCGCGGACGGCTACTACGCCATGCCGTTCCTCTACGGCGAGGGCACCAACATGGTGGACGCCGCCGGCAAGAAGATCACCATCAACTCGCCGGAGGCCGCCAAGGCCGTCGAGACCTACAAGTCGATGTTCACCTCGCCCGGCACCGCCAAGGCCGACGTGACCACCGACGCCTACGCCCACATGATGGACGCCTTCACCACCGGCAAGGTCGCGGCGATCATCCAGGGCCCGTGGGAGGTCACCAACGTCTACAAGGGCTCCGCGTTCGCCGACAAGAAGAACCTCGGCATCGCGGCCGTCCCGAACGGCTCCGCCGGCAAGGGCGGCGCCCCGACCGGTGGCCACAACGTCTCGGTCTACGCCGGCTCCGACGCCGCCCACAAGGCCGCCGCCGAGAAGCTCGCCGCCTTCCTGACCTCCGCCGAGAGCCAGACCTTCCTCGCGCTGAAGAACGGCACCCTGCCCACCCGCAGCGACGCCTACACCGCCGAGGTCAAGGCCAACCCGGGCATCGCGGACTTCCAGGCGATCCTGACCTCCGCCCAGCCGCGCCCCGAACTGCCGGAGTACGCCTCGCTGTTCGGCTCCATCGGCACCAACCTCGGCAAGATCGTCCAGGGCCAGGAGGACACCAAGGCCGGCCTGGACGCCACCGCTGCCGACTACGCGAAGCTCCTCCCGGACTTCACCAAGTAA
- a CDS encoding carbohydrate ABC transporter permease — translation MAVAVAQRIRLSYSKYWYAYAMIAPVVIVLGVLVGYPLVRGIYLTLTNANSLNVGRQIGVNHIPDSFDFVGLDNYADILWGPTAYDRFWSHFIWTVAWTAICVVLHYSIGLALALLLNRNMRGRSLYRLVLILPWAVPTFVTVFSWRLMLADGGAVNAVLGTLHLPEPGWLSDPLAQKSAAIMVNTWVGVPFMMISLLGGLQSIPQELYEAAEMDGASAWQRFRYVTLPGLRTVSSTVVLLGVIWTFNQFAVIFLLFGSGAPDAQILVTWAYRLGFGQQPSDYAQSATYGILLLSILIVFTSFYRRWLARNEKANG, via the coding sequence ATGGCAGTTGCGGTCGCACAGCGCATCAGGCTGTCGTACTCGAAGTACTGGTACGCGTACGCGATGATCGCGCCGGTCGTGATCGTCCTCGGGGTGCTGGTCGGCTACCCGCTGGTCCGCGGGATCTACCTGACCCTGACGAACGCGAACAGCCTCAACGTCGGCCGGCAGATCGGCGTCAACCACATCCCGGACAGCTTCGACTTCGTCGGGCTGGACAACTACGCGGACATCCTGTGGGGCCCGACCGCGTACGACCGCTTCTGGTCGCACTTCATCTGGACCGTCGCCTGGACCGCGATCTGCGTGGTCCTGCACTACAGCATCGGCCTGGCGCTCGCGCTGCTGCTGAACCGGAACATGCGCGGCCGCAGCCTCTACCGGCTGGTGCTGATCCTGCCCTGGGCCGTGCCCACCTTCGTCACCGTCTTCTCCTGGCGCCTGATGCTCGCCGACGGCGGAGCCGTCAACGCGGTGCTCGGAACCCTGCACCTGCCCGAACCCGGCTGGCTCTCCGACCCGCTGGCGCAGAAGTCGGCCGCGATCATGGTCAACACCTGGGTCGGCGTGCCGTTCATGATGATCTCCCTGCTGGGCGGCCTGCAGTCGATCCCGCAGGAGCTCTACGAGGCCGCCGAGATGGACGGCGCCAGCGCCTGGCAGCGGTTCCGCTACGTCACCCTGCCGGGCCTGCGGACCGTCTCCTCCACCGTCGTGCTGCTCGGCGTGATCTGGACCTTCAACCAGTTCGCGGTCATCTTCCTGCTGTTCGGCTCCGGCGCCCCCGACGCGCAGATCCTGGTCACCTGGGCCTACCGCCTCGGCTTCGGCCAGCAGCCCTCGGACTACGCGCAGTCCGCGACCTACGGAATCCTGCTGCTGTCGATCCTGATCGTCTTCACCTCCTTCTACCGCCGCTGGCTGGCCCGGAACGAGAAGGCCAACGGATGA
- a CDS encoding aldose epimerase family protein: MTASSEPTEVHRAPYDHSGAGMGLERWTLRSGPIEATVITLGAALHTLTAPDRTGAPGQVLLTSANVGALLGPAKHYGVTVGRYANRIAGSRITLDGEDHPLMPTGNGVTLHGGPDSFAHRVWEAEEIPGGVRMHLHSPDGDQGFPGALDVWTEFTLDGADLVISYRAVTNKPTVLNLTNHAYFNLAGEGRGDVLGHLLTVDADEYTPVDERQIPYGPYEAVAGTPFDFTTARPIGKGIGEDHPQLKLSRGYDHNWVLRERPADGPPVRAALLEDPGSGRTLEVLTTEPGLQVYTANGFDGAVTGPSGTAYGPFAGVALETQHHPDSPHRPAYPSTELRPGQEFRSTTVLRWGTAG; encoded by the coding sequence ATGACCGCGTCGTCCGAGCCCACCGAGGTGCACCGGGCACCGTACGACCACTCGGGGGCCGGCATGGGCCTGGAGCGCTGGACGCTGCGCTCCGGCCCGATCGAGGCCACCGTGATCACGCTCGGCGCGGCCCTGCACACGCTGACCGCGCCCGACCGCACCGGCGCCCCGGGCCAGGTGCTGCTGACCAGCGCCAACGTCGGTGCGCTGCTCGGCCCGGCCAAGCACTACGGGGTGACGGTGGGCCGGTACGCCAACCGGATCGCCGGCAGCCGGATCACCCTGGACGGCGAGGACCACCCGCTGATGCCGACCGGCAACGGCGTCACGCTGCACGGCGGGCCGGACTCCTTCGCGCACCGGGTCTGGGAGGCCGAGGAGATCCCCGGCGGGGTGCGGATGCACCTGCACTCCCCGGACGGCGACCAGGGCTTCCCGGGGGCGCTGGACGTCTGGACGGAGTTCACCCTCGACGGCGCCGACCTGGTGATCTCCTACCGGGCCGTCACCAACAAGCCGACCGTGCTCAACCTGACCAACCACGCCTACTTCAACCTGGCGGGCGAGGGCCGCGGCGACGTGCTCGGCCACCTGCTGACGGTGGACGCGGACGAGTACACCCCGGTCGACGAGCGGCAGATCCCGTACGGCCCGTACGAGGCGGTGGCGGGCACCCCGTTCGACTTCACCACCGCCCGGCCGATCGGCAAGGGCATCGGCGAGGACCACCCGCAACTGAAACTTTCACGCGGATACGACCACAACTGGGTGCTGCGCGAGCGCCCCGCGGACGGGCCGCCGGTGCGCGCCGCGCTGCTGGAGGACCCGGGCAGCGGCCGCACCCTGGAGGTGCTGACCACCGAACCGGGCCTGCAGGTGTACACCGCGAACGGCTTCGACGGCGCGGTCACCGGCCCGTCCGGGACGGCCTACGGGCCGTTCGCCGGCGTGGCGTTGGAGACCCAGCACCACCCGGACTCGCCGCACCGCCCGGCCTACCCGTCGACCGAGCTGCGGCCGGGCCAGGAGTTCCGCTCCACCACCGTCCTGCGGTGGGGCACCGCCGGCTGA
- a CDS encoding LacI family DNA-binding transcriptional regulator, giving the protein MTTARLSDIAAQAGVSEATVSRVLNGKAGVSATTRQTVLAALDVLGYERPTRLRQRSAGLIGLITPELSNPIFPALAQVIEQVLSRHGYTPVLCTQTPGGSTEDELVEMLVERGVAGIVFVSGLHADTTADHDRYAKLIGRQVPFVLINGYSEKIAAPFISPDDRAAMWMAVQHLVELGHETIGLAVGQKRYVPVLRKIEGFTAAVQQLTGRTPEQAAELVHHTLFSVEGGHAAAQALLDKGCTAIVCGSDMMALGAIRAVRQRGLSVPQDVSVVGFDDSPLIAFTEPPLTTVRQPVEAMATAAVDALLEEVGGNPAQRSEFMFQPELVMRGSTGSGPRNG; this is encoded by the coding sequence GTGACTACGGCGCGACTCTCCGACATCGCGGCGCAGGCGGGGGTCAGCGAAGCCACCGTCAGCCGCGTACTCAACGGCAAGGCGGGCGTCTCCGCGACCACCCGGCAGACGGTGCTGGCTGCCCTGGACGTGCTCGGCTACGAACGGCCGACCCGGCTGCGCCAGCGCAGCGCCGGGCTGATCGGCCTGATCACCCCGGAGCTCAGCAACCCGATCTTCCCGGCCCTGGCCCAGGTGATCGAGCAGGTGCTCAGCCGGCACGGCTACACGCCGGTGCTGTGCACCCAGACCCCCGGCGGGTCGACCGAGGACGAACTCGTCGAGATGCTGGTGGAACGCGGCGTGGCCGGCATCGTGTTCGTCTCCGGACTGCACGCCGACACCACCGCCGACCACGACCGGTACGCCAAGCTGATCGGCCGTCAGGTCCCGTTCGTGCTGATCAACGGCTACAGCGAGAAGATCGCCGCGCCGTTCATCTCGCCGGACGACCGGGCCGCGATGTGGATGGCCGTCCAGCACCTGGTGGAACTCGGGCACGAGACGATCGGCCTGGCGGTCGGTCAGAAGCGGTACGTGCCGGTGCTGCGCAAGATCGAGGGCTTCACCGCGGCGGTGCAGCAGCTCACCGGGCGCACCCCCGAGCAGGCCGCCGAGCTGGTCCACCACACCCTGTTCAGCGTGGAGGGCGGGCACGCCGCCGCCCAGGCGCTGCTCGACAAGGGCTGCACGGCGATCGTCTGCGGCTCCGACATGATGGCGCTCGGCGCGATCCGGGCGGTGCGCCAGCGCGGCCTGTCGGTGCCGCAGGACGTCTCGGTGGTCGGCTTCGACGACTCGCCGTTGATAGCGTTCACCGAGCCGCCGCTGACCACGGTGCGCCAGCCGGTCGAGGCGATGGCCACCGCCGCCGTCGACGCCCTGCTGGAGGAGGTCGGCGGAAACCCGGCGCAGCGCTCCGAGTTCATGTTCCAGCCCGAGCTGGTGATGCGCGGCTCCACCGGCTCCGGCCCGCGCAACGGCTGA
- a CDS encoding glycoside hydrolase family 13 protein — protein MTQNLADASRPAVPAAVPAARTTAANDRASRGGWWRDAVIYQVYPRSFADGNGDGMGDLPGIRSRLPYLRDLGVDAVWLSPFYASPQADAGYDVADYRAVDPMFGTLLDADGLIRDAHELGLRIIVDLVPNHSSDQHEWFQRALREGPSSPLRERYHFRPGKGENGELPPNDWESIFGGPAWTRTVNPDGTPGDWYLHLFAPEQPDFNWDSPAVADEFRSILRFWLDMGVDGFRIDVAHGMVKAPGLPDLGSHDQLKLLGNDVMPFFDQDGVHAIYRSWRQILDEYPGDRIGVAEAWTPTVQRTANYVRPDELHQAFNFQYLGTSWDAAALREVIDVSLDSMRPVHAPTTWVLSNHDVTRHATRFANPAGLGTQIRTPGDRELGLRRARAATLLMLALPGSAYLYQGEELGLPDVTDLPDEVRQDPSFFRQAGQDGYRDGCRVPIPWSGTEAPYGFGPNAGGPSWLPQPAEWAELSVEVQTGDPTSTLELYRSALAVRRAQPALGAGTEVEWLPTPEGVLAFRRTAAEGSFVCTVNTTGESVRIPAPGRMLLSSAEAVAAEDSVELPADSTAWWAV, from the coding sequence ATGACCCAGAACCTGGCCGACGCCTCCCGGCCCGCCGTTCCCGCCGCCGTTCCCGCCGCGCGGACGACTGCTGCGAACGACCGGGCCAGCAGAGGCGGCTGGTGGCGGGACGCGGTCATCTACCAGGTGTACCCGCGCAGCTTCGCCGACGGCAACGGGGACGGCATGGGCGACCTGCCCGGCATCCGCAGCCGGCTGCCGTACCTGCGCGACCTGGGCGTGGACGCGGTCTGGCTCTCCCCGTTCTACGCCTCCCCGCAGGCCGACGCGGGCTACGACGTCGCCGACTACCGCGCCGTGGACCCGATGTTCGGCACCCTGCTGGACGCCGACGGGCTGATCCGGGACGCCCACGAGCTGGGTCTGCGGATCATCGTCGACCTGGTCCCCAACCACTCCTCCGACCAGCACGAGTGGTTCCAGCGCGCCCTGCGCGAGGGCCCGAGCTCCCCGCTGCGCGAGCGCTACCACTTCCGCCCCGGCAAGGGCGAGAACGGCGAACTGCCGCCCAACGACTGGGAGTCCATCTTCGGCGGCCCGGCCTGGACCCGGACCGTGAACCCGGACGGCACCCCCGGCGACTGGTACCTGCACCTGTTCGCCCCCGAGCAGCCCGACTTCAACTGGGACAGCCCGGCGGTCGCCGACGAGTTCCGCTCCATCCTGCGGTTCTGGCTGGACATGGGCGTCGACGGCTTCCGGATCGACGTCGCGCACGGCATGGTCAAGGCCCCCGGCCTGCCCGACCTGGGCAGCCACGACCAGCTGAAGCTGCTCGGCAACGACGTCATGCCGTTCTTCGACCAGGACGGCGTGCACGCCATCTACCGCAGCTGGCGGCAGATCCTGGACGAGTACCCCGGCGACCGGATCGGCGTCGCCGAGGCCTGGACCCCGACCGTCCAGCGCACCGCCAACTACGTCCGCCCGGACGAGCTGCACCAGGCGTTCAACTTCCAGTACCTGGGCACCTCCTGGGACGCCGCCGCGCTGCGCGAGGTGATCGACGTGTCGCTCGACTCGATGCGTCCGGTGCACGCCCCGACCACCTGGGTGCTGTCCAACCACGACGTCACCCGGCACGCCACCCGGTTCGCCAACCCGGCCGGCCTGGGCACCCAGATCCGCACCCCCGGCGACCGCGAGCTCGGCCTGCGCCGGGCCCGCGCCGCCACCCTGCTGATGCTGGCGCTGCCCGGCTCCGCGTACCTCTACCAGGGCGAGGAGCTCGGCCTGCCGGACGTCACCGACCTGCCCGACGAGGTCCGCCAGGACCCGTCGTTCTTCCGCCAGGCCGGCCAGGACGGCTACCGCGACGGCTGCCGGGTCCCGATCCCGTGGTCCGGCACCGAGGCCCCGTACGGCTTCGGCCCGAACGCGGGCGGCCCGAGCTGGCTGCCGCAGCCCGCCGAGTGGGCCGAGCTCTCGGTGGAGGTCCAGACCGGTGACCCGACCTCCACGCTGGAGCTGTACCGCTCCGCGCTGGCGGTCCGCCGGGCCCAGCCCGCGCTCGGCGCCGGCACCGAGGTCGAGTGGCTGCCCACCCCCGAGGGCGTGCTGGCGTTCCGCCGCACCGCGGCCGAAGGCTCCTTCGTGTGCACCGTGAACACCACCGGCGAAAGCGTCCGGATTCCCGCTCCCGGCCGTATGCTGCTGTCCTCCGCCGAGGCTGTCGCAGCGGAGGACAGCGTCGAACTCCCGGCCGACAGCACCGCATGGTGGGCGGTCTGA